TCTGACAGCTGGGATGACTTATATCCTTCAGACACAGCTGCATTCAACTCCAGTAAACCCAGCATGGGAGTGGAACAGTCAGTAAATTTTCAATAGGACTGTACAATGATGTGACTATTTAAGTCTTTTAGTAAAATAGAGTTTTGTTATCCTGAATTTgcactttcttctctttttaacAAACCTATTTAGATCAAAAGACCACAAGCCTATGTACACTTTTACCAACATAACAAAGCTACCAGGCAGCATCAAATCAAACTCCAGTCTGCAAAGCACCTGCTCAGCTCGACAGCATTACCTACGGCAATCAAGATACCTGCCTGGTATGTCTACTGCTTGGTACTGTATGGTTGTGTCTagtttatttacaaattaaatattatttaatttcttgtttCAAGAAGCTAAATATTATTTCATTAGAACTGTATTGTCATGTTTAGCTACAGTACAAATAGAATTTGCTTTAATGTAGTACACCTAATTTTAGTATAAGCCTAGTAATATAAGTACTACTCTCATACCTTCACTTCAGGTTTGATAAGTAAAAGCTCCTCAACATCTATGGAAAAGGACACCCAGATGGACCTGTTGGACAACTGGTCAACACATCCAAAGAAATGGCTTGCTCCCATGTGTCAGAAGGGTAGTCTGTTAGTTACAcccccgaacacacacacaaatgtgacaGGGTCTCCTGATTCAAAGCTAATTTATATGAATCAATCACAACAGAATGGTTTGAACACGTACGTTTACATTtccatcatttggcagacacccctCCAGAGCGAGGTACAAAAAAGCTTTTAAGTCTCCAACGATGAATACAATGaaactggttcactaggttacaaaCTAATGTCTATTCAGggctttttatttacttattattatattttaattaaatatacacataaacaaacagggGGAAAAGTGCTAgattaagtgtttcaggaagaggtaggtcttcacccgctGTTTGAAGAttgccagtgactcagctgttcagacatcaaggggaagttcatttaactacctcggtgccagaacagaaaagagtcttgctgtattaTTTATCAATCAAGCAGTTCTAATAGCTCTGAGGGAGtgaggtgcagtgcaaggagtgataagagctttgaggtaagagagTGTTGGcccatttttggctttgaagGCCAGGAACACTTCTAATTGGTTTATACATTGCAGCGATTAAACCTTCCATTAATAGGGCATATACTATGCATTCGGTATTAAAGCACAATGCAGATCCTTTACATGGTAGTTCAGTATCAAATGTGTCCCAGACTGCTGTCTAGAGAAGCATAACAGCTCAAGCAGTGTTTTAATGGATTCACAAATTCCTTATACTTAAGATTCTAACTGCGTAATCTTTCGCATTTTTTGGGATTTCCTTCATGTTTGCATTCTTTTCCTCTCTAACCCCAGATGCAGAGGACAGCAGCATTAATGTTTTACATAAGCCCAGAGAAAGGATACAAGAAAAACTTGAACAGCCTAAAGGTACCTACCCATAACATTGATGTTTCTGTACTGCAACTTCCTCATTGGAGAgtataatataacaataacaataataatatagtgtTATAATAATTGTACAAAACATATTGTACTTTTGCATCAAATAACATTTGGCTTCTAAGTTACAACTTACAGAAACTCCTAaagctttaatttattaaagataaATGGGCTAAAATAGAAACaagaaaactaattaaaaaaattacatatatttttacatagaATATTGGTGGTGACAATATGACTTTGGCTTTTAGATAACTTTATTAGCACTACATACAACCTCTCTGGAGGCTATATTACATCTTTGCAGAAGAAGGAGGTTGGAACAGTTGGCCAGAGGGTACAGCTTACACCAATTGAAAACCAGCAAGCACGTATGTATTAACTTCTAACCTTTGTTCAGACAAAAATCTACTTCTGTTCACCtcaaatgtattatttcatGGGAATGTATTATTGGCTGAGATTAAATCAGATATTATTCCATAAAAAATGGCTCACTTGCAGTCCCGGTTCTTCCTGACTGGAACAACTTGTCCATGACCCAAGATATTGGTTTAGCCTTAACTGCTGGCTTTTGTTGTGTCTTCAGCAAAGCACTTAACATACAGTAAGCTGAAGAAGCAACAGCTAAAATCTGCCCTCTTGCTTGCAGTAAATTTTACTTGATTTAATCAGGTCtttgctgtttatttcttttccattcTCTATCCCTATTAATGTTTTCTTCCTCTTAAGAACTTTTCACCACTGCTGATATAAATGCAGTACTCATGCAAACATGAGTACTGAAGGTAAAGCCGAAGGCTTCATTGTTTATTCAGGCAAATTCTGTTCCCCCAGTGAgaataaaaccacacacacacacacacacacacacacacacacacacacacacacagagagagagagagagagagagagagagagagagagagagagagagagagagagagagagaaagagagagaaagagagagagagaaagagagagagagagagaaagagagagagacagagagagagagagaaagagagagacagagagagagagagaaaaagagagagacagagagagagagagagagagagagagagagagagagagagaaagagagagagagagagagaaaatgtgagagagagagagagagagatagagagagagagagagaaagagagagagagagagagagagagagagagagagagagagagagagatagagagagagagagagagagagagagagagagagatagagagagatatatagatagatagatagatatatatatatatagatatatatatatatatatatatatatatatatatatatatatatatatatatatataaaaatagatagatataaatatatatatatatatatatatatatatatatatatatatatatatatatatatatatatatatatacatacagaggtgggtagagtagccaaaaattgtacttaagtaaaagttactgttacttcagaataatatgactcaagtaaaagtaaaaagtagacatcCAAATAATAAGAGTAATAAAGTACTCGGTGAAAAAACTACAAGTACTGAGTAACTGTTGAGTaacgtctgatttattttttaacacaagacaacaatcaggcagacaaaaatacaaaatctttaggcaaattatggctcatccaatcaataaaattaattaaaattaattaattacaaaatagcttaaattaaaataattcaggtaaattcaagtacttaataaataaaataaaataataataaataaaaaataaatacgcacaagtaacacaaatttccaaacctttatacttttttttaccaggcagaactagaacgaggcagcccataaattctcataaactgtgtgtgtgtgtgtccagtgacagaacaacagaaggaaacacacacacatttcataccaggcatgctgaacagaaaactgcacaccggtcaacgtaaaacgtgtgtgtgaaaacatgcagaaacaaactatttcaccaaaaatCACTCAGTGACGTCGCTATGAAACTTCACCGTCTGCATTGCCAACGGTTTGTGTTGCTAACTAACCCGTCCCACCGCTGAGATTGTGTATGGTAATGTGACGAGACTGCACAACTACGTTTGATTGGTGAAACAGTCACGTGGTAGAGCCTTAGCGGAAGTTTCTctctgtcaaaataaaacattaaaaatgatgcGAAGAATACCaaaaaggtaaaaagaaaagtaacgagCTCATTGTAAGAGTACAGTTTCCtcttcacaaatctactcaagtaaaagtaaaaagtacagtgatttaaaactactcctagaagtatatttttttcaaaaacttactcaagtaaatgtaaagaagtaaatgtaactcgttactacccacctctgtgtgtgtgtgtgtatgtatatatatatatatatatatatatatatatatatatatatatatatatatatatatatatatatatatatatatgtatgtatgtatgtgtgtgtgtgtgtgtgtgtgtatatgtatatttcataggtttaaatattatatatatgaattGACATTCTTTTTCGCTGCTACTCAGATCTCGAAGGGTGGAAGAAAAGATCTCAATTAAAAGAGACAAGTTACTCAGTTATGGGGAAAAACTCTGGCAACATGCTCCCTCGTGCAGCTCCTGTGCAACCTGTTCATGGTCGAGTGGACTGGGTAGCGAAGTACGGAAGCCATCGGTAGCACATCTACACATATTTATGGCTTCAACTTTTGCTAACCATAATGTTTCCATCTTCTCTAGCAGATCGTTTTTTAGTGTATCAAACCTCACTGTGCAAATTGTTTTGTagagaatgtattttttttttaaatgatattcaCCCTagaactggattttttttttgtttacttgatTGCCTATGTAAAAATAGCTATTGTATTTTAGAATTGTTCATTCTAAACCAGATCTTCTTTTTAATCACAAAAACACCCAGAGGTCATATAGTTTCCTTGTAAAGGAGgtacattcattattattttttattattaatattacttgCTTAATATTGGGGTTCCCCattgtgccaccaaaacagctaTGACCTGTTGTGGCATTGACTctacaagacctctgaaggtgtgctgtagtatctggcaccaagacattAGCAGCTGATCTGTCCTGCAAGTTGTAAGGTGACTCCATGGATCAAACTTGTTTGTttagcacatcccacagatctgtgattggtttggttctcaaaacattttttgcatttagggtggattatcctgctgaaagagccCACTACCATTTGATAATAAATTTGCTATTAAGgggtgtacttggtctgcaacaatgtttaggtatGTGGATGTAAGCCAGGACTTATCCCCAGCATAAAATTGCCTAGAGCAATACCGCATATTAATGCATAAATAATGCAGTTTGCCATATTCCAATAGTGGATCCTGGTGCCATATCTACCACAGGTAATCGATGTACTTGGGCATTTGCATGATGTCAAAGAAAACGTGATTTATTAGACCAGGTCACCCTCtccattgctccatggtccagtgCTAATGCACATGTAGGTGCTTCTAGCAGTGGTCAGGATAGACAATCTGAATGGTCTGCAACTACACTGCCCAAACTACAAGCTGTAATgtactgtgtgttctgacactaTTTTATCATAGCCATCATTAAAATTTTCAGCAATTTGTACTACAGTAGCTTTTCTGTGGGATTGGACCAGATGGGCTAGTCTTCACTATGGGCATAAACGTGCATCGACAAACGTGCataaataactttattttttctgctgttaagCCATTTTAGACCAACACTATGTCTTTTGAGAATATGTTTAAGAAAATCTGGCAgtattttaaaactaaatattttaaattatgttagcatatacacacatatgcataaatgcagaataaagaaattgtttaatttttttatcatttattaaacacgTTAGAGAAAACTATACTTGTAATAATGCTGAATTCTTctatataacaataaaatagaatcaaacaaaaatatgatttctttttatcagTGACTTTTATGAATCTTGAGGCTTCTGCAGGACTCCAACACCAAGCTTTGCCAGCATCAGAATACtagaacacaaaaaaatgacatccATAAATAAGACGCTATGCTCTTTATGTAAGGTAAATAAGAAAATTATGCCATGCCCTTTTcgaataattattataatcataAAAAGGGCCTCTGTGTAGTGTGAGAACCTGCTTAAACAGAAACCCATCTGTTCCAGAACAATCTTTGAGCTTATTTAAAGATCATGGAAAATGTCCAGTCTTTAGGGACCTTTGGTGTATCAAATGTGAACACGAATTACCTTGCTCCAGCCACTATACCCGCAGGCATTATCTTCCGAGAGTTGTAAAATCTTTTCCCCATGAGAGCAGCCAAGGTTCCTGATGTAGCTACCCaatataaatagaaattatTAATACATAGTCTATAATAATCATGCTTTTTGCAAAGACTAATAAATTATTAGGATTTAATACACTTATTTAGCTCTAAAAGACTtgagaattatttttatttctattacatCTAGTAAATTTATTCTAAACCCATGAAGGTAAATAAGACATACTCATGGGAAGAAACCCATCCAAATGCCTGAACAGGCTCCAGTGCTAGTAATCAGGTCACTTCTGGAATCCAGACATTTTCATTATATGTGGAATCACTACTCCACAACACAATTTTAAGGCATCAGTGTAGCTATAGCACCTTCATATCAAACACTCAGAAACCTCGATCAATGAATGGCCAAAAAGTGTGTGATCTTTTCATAGGTTTAAATGGCTTTCACATTGGAGGTTATGTTGGACACAGAGCTTGGTTTGCATGCTACCTGTATAAAGTGCCCTGAGTTCTGTTGCACTAAAACTGTGAATGTGAATGCAGCTCATACTCCGGTCTGCACTTGTTTAGGAAGCAAAGTAAcctattaatataaatattaattggAAATACCAACCTAAAGACACCCAAATGTTTTCAGAGTTTTGTGACATATTGTAGGCACCAAAACCTGCTAGACCTCCAAATAACAGTCCAGCTGCCAAAGAAGGGACACTGCctagagaagaagagaaggttTGGACAAACCTCAAGATAAATCCTCATTGTTGTAAATGGAGATGAACAACACAACAGTACATTTCTACACATTAAAGGTCATGGTATAAATCATATCTATTTGTATGATCAATAtctatttgctgtttttttttcttcataattgTTCATTTTGAATTAAATGCCAAAATTTgaattgtttataaaataacgctctaaacaattttataaatattatggtgatatgttaatatttaatacaaggAGTATTAAAAGACCTGCTTTGACATAACCCATGACTCCTCCAGAGGCAACGAGGGCTGCATATCCATATCCAACCCAGTCAACAGCCATCATCAGCGCCTgcaatcatatacagtaacatCATTCATTTCAAAGGACGCTAAAGCTAAATATCTGCTCAAGCACCAATAATGATTTACTCGGATTATAGCATAGTTGTGTTTAAATCTATACATTGTCTCAGTGtatgattaaaataaacagagtcAATGAAATAAACCTAAACATACTCACTCTTTAGAGTGTTGCTTTAACCAGCTTTAACCAGTGAAACGTCCTTCAGCTTCCGGTGTGACGTGTTTCATGTATGACTAAAGGGAAATGTAGTTTTCTGAAACAAAGCTCCCCAAATAGGTTAAGACTAAGTTAAGTCAtaattaatatttcagtagtatACAGCCCAGATTTTGGGAAATTTCATACAATACCACTGTAAATCTAAAagtaaatattcacacacaaacagtaaattatgtagtaaatgtagtaaattaTAGGTTATAGTTAAACAACCCTTTCTTCACATTCCTCTGCACAGTCCTCTGGTGCCCCCTACTGATTAAAGGATTAACACTTATCTCAGATCACATCCCATTCTAAAATTGAGCATACACAAAATTCAGAAATCATACACCAAGCTTGGTacaatttctattttatttaaggaataatttaaagaaataatttaagGACGGTCTCACATATGGATGTAATGGTCTGGTGTATGTATATTTTGGACATACTGTCATATGCAAATGTTTAGGAACCGCTGACAATTTCATtcaaataatttcatttataaatatttgggtgtttggttCAGCAATTTcgttttgatctatcaaataactgaaggacactaatatttcagtagtgaaatgaggtttattggattaacagaaaatgtgcaatatgcatcataacaaaattagacaggtgcataaatttgtgCACCCCAACAGAAAGATCACATCATTAGAACACATCacatatttagtagagcctcctttagcaaaaataacagcctctagatgcttcctatagcctgtaatgagtgacTGGATtctgaatgaatgtattttggaccatttctccttacaaaacatctcaagttcagttaggtttgatggttgccaaGCATGGACAGcctgcttcaaatcaccccacagatgttcaatgatattcaggtctggggactgggatgccattccagaacattgtacttgttcctctgcataaatgcccaaGCAGACTTTGAGCAGTggtttgggtcgttgtcttgttgaaatatccagccccagcgtaacttcaactttgtgtaCTGATTCCTCGACATTATTCTCAaaaatctgctgatattgatgGGAATCAatgcgaccctcaactttaaccagattcccagtaccggcactggccacacagcctcacagcatgatggaacctccaccagaTTTTACTGTGGGTATCAAGTGTTtctcttggaatgctgtgttcttttgccgccATGCATAACGCCCCTTATTATGACGAAATATCTCAAtatttgtttcatcactccacagcaccttattgcaaaatgaagctggcttgtccaaatgtgtgtttgcatactTCAAGCGACTCCGTTTGTGGCGTGTGAGCACACTTagcaccttgtgcaaagtgcgctgaattgttgaactATGTACAGTGACTCCATCTGCAGCaagtctttggaggtggtctgtgggctgtttttgaccgttctcaccatccttcgcaCTTGCCGTTCCAATATTTTAcatggcctgccacttctggccttaacaagagtgcctgtggtcttccatttcatcaatatgttcctcacagtggacgctcacagcttatatctctgtgataactttttgtagccttcccctaaaccataatgtatctttgttttcaggtcatttgagagttgttttgaggcctccatatTGCCaatcttcagaggagagtcaaagagaacaacaacttgcaattggccaccttaaataccttttctgatgattggatgcacctgtctatgaagttcaaggcttaatgagctcaacaaaccaattgtgtgttccaattaatcagtgctaagtagttacaggtattcaaatcaataaaatggcaagggtgcccaaatttatgcaccttcctaatttcgttttgatgcatattgcacattttctgtatcCAATAaccctcatttcactactgaaatattactatttttcttcagttatttgatagatcaaaatgaaattgctgatccacattcattcatttaaaaggtGTATAGCTAGACCcttatatacaattaaatgacTGAAACAACCCAAGAATTAAGCCTAGAATAATGCACTTGATTTCCGTCTTCTCAGTGCTTAAAATATGGCTGCATGAAATGAACCTAGAGCATTCatacactttattttccaaGTCAGCTCT
This genomic stretch from Tachysurus fulvidraco isolate hzauxx_2018 chromosome 25, HZAU_PFXX_2.0, whole genome shotgun sequence harbors:
- the tmem14ca gene encoding transmembrane protein 14C; the encoded protein is MMAVDWVGYGYAALVASGGVMGYVKAGSVPSLAAGLLFGGLAGFGAYNMSQNSENIWVSLATSGTLAALMGKRFYNSRKIMPAGIVAGASILMLAKLGVGVLQKPQDS